From Saccharothrix espanaensis DSM 44229, the proteins below share one genomic window:
- a CDS encoding acetoacetate decarboxylase — translation MHTDKLLRHPVTPLTAPPYPLRATRFVDREYLNVVYRTDPDALRAVVPEPLEVVEPLVRFEVMRMGDVDGYGPYTEAGQVVAVRFDGEDGEYLHAMHLDNVGAILAGRELSAYPKTGGRPRLFAEDGALVGTLDYGSQRVATATMAYKHQPLDHDQARAQIAVPTFAVKSTPDYSGGLRVCDLVRTEITDITVKQAWQGPARLQLLAHVMAPLADLPVLEVVSASHVLTDLTLAPVVPVHDFLRA, via the coding sequence ATGCACACTGACAAGCTCCTCCGCCACCCCGTGACCCCGCTGACAGCGCCGCCCTACCCGCTGCGCGCCACCCGGTTCGTGGACCGGGAGTACCTCAACGTCGTCTACCGCACCGACCCGGACGCGCTGCGGGCCGTGGTGCCCGAGCCGCTGGAGGTCGTCGAGCCGCTGGTGCGGTTCGAGGTCATGCGCATGGGCGACGTCGACGGCTACGGCCCGTACACCGAAGCCGGGCAGGTCGTCGCGGTCCGCTTCGACGGCGAGGACGGCGAGTACCTGCACGCGATGCACCTCGACAACGTCGGCGCGATCCTCGCCGGACGGGAGCTGTCCGCCTACCCCAAGACCGGCGGCCGCCCGCGACTGTTCGCAGAGGACGGTGCGCTGGTCGGCACGCTGGACTACGGCAGCCAACGCGTCGCGACCGCCACCATGGCCTACAAGCACCAGCCGCTGGACCACGACCAGGCGCGCGCCCAGATCGCCGTGCCGACGTTCGCGGTCAAGAGCACCCCCGACTACTCCGGCGGCCTGCGCGTGTGCGACCTGGTCCGCACCGAGATCACCGACATCACCGTCAAGCAGGCGTGGCAGGGCCCGGCGCGCCTGCAACTGCTGGCCCACGTCATGGCACCGCTGGCCGACCTGCCGGTGCTGGAGGTCGTGTCGGCCTCCCACGTGCTGACCGACCTCACGCTGGCCCCGGTCGTGCCGGTGCACGACTTCCTGCGCGCCTGA
- a CDS encoding DUF2330 domain-containing protein translates to MTARIAAVVAVAAALVVVNPAVSGACACGAFVANDKLRTQQETALVEVNGRTESITLAVQTRSEAKQAAFLMPVPARARFEVADGGLFTELDQVSRPDTVEREVVVQGDGVGGSAPGRGATVVDRVDVGPYDVAQLSGTDVSAVTEWLGTNDFTLPEKLGGALQPYLAEGWLVVAVRLSPASGSLSDGLPPMRLTFETDTPIYPMRLSKTAEQVQPLRLYVLADHRVDIGNPAPKGDAPELTFAGRLEPDAQHPKLSALLTTPRFLTRYDGEFRPEHITDDVRITRASTDEPYRAVVEVVKIVRSPWPPANVLIPVGGALVVAAGVAFFLWRRSRKAA, encoded by the coding sequence ATGACGGCTCGGATCGCGGCGGTGGTGGCGGTCGCCGCTGCCTTGGTGGTGGTCAACCCGGCGGTGTCGGGGGCGTGTGCTTGTGGTGCGTTCGTCGCGAACGACAAGCTGCGCACGCAACAGGAAACAGCGCTGGTCGAGGTGAACGGGCGCACGGAGTCGATCACCCTGGCGGTGCAGACCCGGTCCGAGGCGAAGCAGGCGGCGTTCCTGATGCCGGTGCCCGCGCGCGCCCGGTTCGAGGTCGCCGACGGCGGGCTGTTCACCGAACTCGACCAGGTCAGCCGCCCGGACACGGTGGAGCGCGAGGTCGTCGTGCAAGGTGACGGCGTCGGCGGCTCGGCACCCGGGCGCGGCGCGACGGTCGTGGACCGGGTCGACGTCGGGCCTTACGACGTGGCCCAGCTCAGCGGCACCGACGTGTCCGCCGTGACGGAGTGGTTGGGGACCAACGACTTCACGCTGCCCGAGAAGCTGGGTGGGGCGCTGCAACCCTACCTGGCGGAGGGCTGGCTGGTCGTCGCGGTGCGACTGTCACCGGCGTCCGGCAGCCTCTCCGACGGCCTGCCGCCGATGCGCCTGACCTTCGAGACCGACACCCCGATCTACCCGATGCGGCTGTCGAAGACCGCGGAGCAGGTCCAGCCGCTGCGCCTGTACGTGCTGGCGGACCACCGCGTCGACATCGGCAACCCCGCGCCGAAGGGCGACGCGCCGGAGCTGACCTTCGCGGGTCGCTTGGAGCCGGACGCGCAGCACCCGAAGCTGTCCGCGCTGCTGACCACCCCGCGCTTCCTGACCCGCTACGACGGCGAGTTCCGGCCGGAGCACATCACCGACGACGTCCGGATCACCCGCGCCTCGACCGACGAGCCCTACCGCGCGGTGGTCGAGGTCGTCAAGATCGTCCGGTCGCCGTGGCCGCCGGCCAACGTCCTGATCCCTGTCGGCGGCGCGCTGGTCGTCGCGGCGGGTGTGGCGTTCTTCCTCTGGCGGCGCAGCAGGAAAGCCGCCTGA
- the ligA gene encoding NAD-dependent DNA ligase LigA, translated as MNVGERIQGLADRIVALREAYYQGTPLVADAEYDVIEDELRGLVEANPELAPDPNPLEQVGAPAVLHAPVRHSRPMLSLEKATRPEQVAAFFDRFPGQSVVVMPKLDGLSLALVYENGRLARAVTRGDGTTGDDVTPLVRAMVDGVPERVDAPGRVEVRGEAVMLRSTFAAYNAAHVDKPLINPRNAAAGTLRAKDPATVAGRRMQYFAFDLDTSEGGAAADLEHGLRALGFDVADMRHCDDAESAQAVIGEIETRRNDLDYDLDGAVLRLANRDAFAAAGTRSNSPRGALAFKFAAEEKTTVLSDVVWDVGKTGKIVPVAHLEPVFVGGTTVTKATLANQEVIRARDVMIGDTVLIRRAGDVIPFVAGVLDPAARTGAEQEIVPPVACPSCGQAVVEQGNSRELFCTNVACPAQTVRRLIHWASRPAADIEAVGPVWIERLAEAGILERPSDFYTLTKEQLLEFDRIGETSAQRMIDSIATSRAVGLRRALIGLAIPMASEGTAARLCRAGFGSLEEVADAGEERLVAVEDIGPKVAASLTEHLTRLRPELERLREQEVSLDVREEDLPPVVASDAPLAGKTVVITGSISDPRSGEKIPRPTFQRMCEKAGATTASSVSANTDMLITGADVGEGKLTKAEKLEVAVVDQGEIWPLLIAAGIA; from the coding sequence GTGAATGTTGGGGAACGGATCCAAGGACTCGCCGACCGGATCGTGGCGCTGCGCGAGGCGTACTACCAGGGCACGCCGTTGGTGGCGGACGCCGAGTACGACGTGATCGAGGACGAGCTGCGGGGCCTGGTGGAGGCCAACCCGGAGCTCGCGCCCGATCCGAACCCGCTGGAGCAGGTGGGCGCGCCGGCGGTGCTGCACGCCCCGGTCCGGCACTCGCGGCCGATGCTGTCGCTGGAGAAGGCGACCAGGCCCGAGCAGGTCGCCGCGTTCTTCGACCGGTTCCCCGGTCAGTCGGTAGTGGTCATGCCCAAGCTCGACGGCCTGTCGCTGGCCCTGGTCTACGAGAACGGCCGGCTGGCCCGCGCGGTCACCCGGGGCGACGGGACGACCGGCGACGACGTGACACCGCTGGTGCGCGCGATGGTCGACGGCGTGCCGGAGCGGGTCGACGCGCCCGGCCGGGTCGAGGTGCGCGGCGAGGCGGTGATGCTGCGCTCGACGTTCGCCGCCTACAACGCCGCGCACGTCGACAAGCCGCTGATCAACCCGCGCAACGCCGCCGCCGGCACGCTGCGCGCCAAGGACCCGGCCACGGTCGCCGGGCGGCGGATGCAGTACTTCGCGTTCGACCTCGACACCTCCGAGGGCGGTGCCGCGGCCGACCTGGAGCACGGCCTGCGCGCGCTCGGGTTCGACGTGGCCGACATGCGGCACTGCGACGACGCGGAGTCGGCGCAGGCGGTCATCGGCGAGATCGAGACCCGGCGCAACGACCTCGACTACGACCTGGACGGCGCGGTGCTGCGGCTGGCCAACCGGGACGCGTTCGCCGCCGCCGGGACGCGCTCGAACTCGCCGCGCGGCGCGCTGGCGTTCAAGTTCGCCGCCGAGGAGAAGACCACCGTGCTGTCCGATGTGGTCTGGGACGTCGGCAAGACGGGCAAGATCGTGCCGGTCGCGCACCTGGAGCCGGTGTTCGTCGGCGGGACGACGGTGACCAAGGCGACGCTGGCCAACCAGGAGGTGATCCGCGCCCGGGACGTGATGATCGGCGACACGGTGCTGATCCGCCGCGCGGGCGACGTGATCCCGTTCGTGGCAGGCGTTCTCGACCCGGCCGCGCGCACCGGCGCGGAGCAGGAGATCGTGCCGCCGGTCGCCTGCCCGTCGTGCGGGCAGGCGGTGGTCGAGCAGGGCAACAGCCGGGAGCTGTTCTGCACCAACGTGGCCTGCCCGGCGCAGACCGTGCGCCGGCTGATCCACTGGGCGTCCCGCCCGGCGGCCGACATCGAGGCGGTCGGTCCGGTGTGGATCGAGCGGCTGGCCGAGGCCGGGATCCTGGAGCGCCCGTCGGACTTCTACACCCTGACCAAGGAGCAGCTGCTGGAGTTCGACCGGATCGGCGAGACCTCTGCCCAGCGGATGATCGACTCCATCGCGACCAGCCGCGCCGTCGGCCTGCGCCGCGCGCTGATCGGCCTGGCCATCCCGATGGCCTCCGAGGGCACCGCCGCCCGGCTGTGCCGCGCCGGGTTCGGCTCGCTGGAGGAGGTCGCCGACGCCGGCGAGGAGCGCCTGGTGGCCGTGGAGGACATCGGCCCGAAGGTCGCCGCGTCGCTCACCGAGCACCTGACCCGGCTGCGCCCGGAGCTGGAGCGGTTGCGGGAGCAGGAGGTCTCGCTCGACGTGCGCGAGGAGGACCTGCCCCCGGTCGTCGCCTCCGACGCGCCGCTGGCGGGCAAGACGGTCGTCATCACCGGCTCGATCAGCGACCCGCGCTCGGGCGAGAAGATCCCGCGCCCGACGTTCCAGCGGATGTGCGAGAAGGCCGGCGCGACCACCGCGTCCTCGGTCTCGGCGAACACCGACATGCTGATCACCGGCGCGGACGTCGGTGAGGGCAAGCTCACCAAGGCCGAGAAGCTCGAAGTCGCGGTCGTGGACCAGGGCGAGATCTGGCCCCTCCTGATCGCCGCCGGCATCGCCTGA
- a CDS encoding MBL fold metallo-hydrolase → MMARVDHGVTRGTFSLDGQTFDVDNNVWVIGDDAECVIIDAPHDVDKILHVVGGREVKAILATHAHDDHVRVAPALAAATGAPVLLHPADRVLWDLVHPTVAPDGDLADGQVVEIAGTALHVLHTPGHAPGACCFHAPELGAVFTGDTLFHGGPGATGRSYSDFDTIIESITQRLLVLPEHTVVHTGHGDDTTIGAEAPHLGDWITRAG, encoded by the coding sequence CTGATGGCCCGCGTCGACCACGGCGTCACGCGCGGCACGTTCAGCCTCGACGGGCAGACCTTCGACGTCGACAACAACGTGTGGGTGATCGGCGACGACGCGGAGTGCGTGATCATCGACGCGCCGCACGACGTCGACAAGATCCTGCACGTGGTGGGCGGTCGCGAGGTGAAGGCGATCCTGGCCACGCACGCGCACGACGACCACGTCCGGGTCGCCCCCGCCCTGGCCGCCGCGACCGGTGCCCCGGTCCTGCTGCACCCGGCCGACCGGGTGCTCTGGGACCTGGTCCACCCGACGGTCGCCCCGGACGGCGACCTGGCCGACGGGCAGGTCGTGGAGATCGCGGGCACCGCCCTGCACGTCCTGCACACCCCGGGCCACGCGCCCGGCGCGTGCTGCTTCCACGCCCCGGAGCTGGGCGCGGTCTTCACCGGCGACACCCTGTTCCACGGCGGTCCGGGCGCGACCGGCCGCTCGTACTCGGACTTCGACACCATCATCGAGTCGATCACCCAGCGCCTGCTGGTGCTCCCGGAGCACACCGTCGTGCACACCGGGCACGGCGACGACACCACGATCGGAGCCGAGGCCCCGCACCTCGGGGACTGGATCACCCGCGCGGGCTGA
- a CDS encoding TetR/AcrR family transcriptional regulator, translating into MPKSPTKTRPKTVTALMNSARALFVERGFHATSISDICGHAGLTRGAFYSNYRDKEQLFLALFDVEADRVLSDMAQAVAEVSPGADPVRHIIDRVGAHRRENHRWFLVSMEFTLHAARTPELAAELAPHEDRLTTGMADLLVRSLPNLTPDHARDVARLLTALHEGTTAQELIHGSTATAFRDRLLSDLIGTLAAGRTP; encoded by the coding sequence ATGCCGAAGTCGCCCACGAAGACCCGCCCGAAAACCGTGACGGCGTTGATGAACAGCGCCCGTGCGCTGTTCGTCGAACGCGGCTTCCACGCGACGTCCATCAGCGACATCTGCGGGCACGCGGGCTTGACGCGGGGCGCCTTCTACTCCAACTACCGCGACAAGGAACAACTGTTCCTGGCGCTGTTCGACGTCGAGGCCGACCGGGTGCTGTCCGACATGGCCCAGGCCGTCGCCGAGGTCTCCCCCGGCGCCGACCCGGTCCGGCACATCATCGACCGGGTCGGCGCGCACCGGCGGGAGAACCACCGGTGGTTCCTGGTGTCCATGGAGTTCACGCTGCACGCCGCCCGCACGCCCGAACTGGCCGCCGAACTCGCCCCGCACGAGGACCGGCTGACCACCGGGATGGCCGACCTGCTCGTCCGGTCGCTGCCGAACCTGACCCCCGACCACGCCCGCGACGTGGCCCGCCTGCTCACCGCGCTGCACGAGGGCACCACGGCCCAGGAACTCATCCACGGCAGCACCGCCACCGCGTTCCGGGACCGGCTCCTGTCCGACTTGATCGGCACGCTGGCCGCCGGCCGCACGCCCTGA
- a CDS encoding xanthine dehydrogenase family protein molybdopterin-binding subunit, which translates to MGGGLIGARVSRAEDVRMLTGRAVYIDDIRPPGVLEAAVLRSPHPHARIVRVDTAAAAAHPGVFAVVTGADVRSVVRRPQPVVWRLSPDAPQPVAYPLAVGKVLYPGHGVAAVAAVDRATAEDALELVEVEYAPLAAVTTLEQALAPDAPRLHEDWPDNVAGRTVVAQGDVGAAFAAADVVLRESFRFARQMGTPLETRGVVATWDPFTARLDVWLNTQAPHLARELFAEVLGLSVDKVRVRVPDIGGGFGNKFDFYGDEVVAAVLSRAAGRPVKLVEDRRESFVATVHSREQHIDVEIAARADGTITGLRGTLHGVLGANFSTVGVSPCWTAAAVMTGPYAIPAYEMNVVAVLTNKTPYGSYRGYGLPKANFVHEHMVEALARRLGLDPHDVRRRNFVTEFPYQSPVFVYDSGRYAECLDLCLDAVRQAGWADFVAEARAGGAHVGVGYSFQNEVAGFAPSRIVNLAGLDHSGFDEAVVRIDSTGHVTVHTGQTSMGQGIHTALAQVAAHALDVPLDHVSVVAGDTDSSPYTGYGTAASRAAAVGGAAVLNAATRLRAKVLRIAAHILEASPADLVIADGVVSVAGAPGSAVSFAAIGDAAYRRPAGVLPEDEEPTLHEREVYDPVNVVTAFGCTAVLASVDVETGVVNLLGYLIAHDCGTVINPMIVEGQLAGGAVQAIGGALYERLAYGPSGEALTRSFAEYLLPTAAVVPPIGISHLETPAEHVPGGFKGAGEAGVIGGGAAIAHAVEDALAEFGVRITGLPITPPDLLAAIRAGGGR; encoded by the coding sequence GTGGGCGGTGGGCTGATCGGCGCGCGGGTGAGCCGCGCGGAGGACGTGCGCATGCTCACCGGGCGCGCGGTGTACATCGACGACATCCGGCCGCCGGGCGTGCTGGAGGCGGCCGTCCTGCGCAGTCCGCACCCGCACGCCCGGATCGTCCGGGTCGACACGGCGGCGGCGGCCGCGCACCCCGGCGTCTTCGCCGTCGTGACCGGCGCGGACGTGCGGTCGGTGGTGCGCCGGCCGCAACCGGTGGTGTGGCGGCTCTCGCCGGACGCGCCGCAGCCGGTCGCCTACCCGCTCGCCGTCGGGAAGGTCCTCTACCCCGGCCACGGTGTGGCGGCCGTGGCGGCGGTCGACCGGGCCACCGCCGAGGACGCGCTGGAACTGGTCGAGGTCGAGTACGCGCCGCTGGCCGCCGTCACGACGCTGGAGCAGGCGCTGGCCCCGGACGCGCCGCGCCTGCACGAGGACTGGCCGGACAACGTCGCGGGCCGCACCGTGGTGGCGCAGGGCGATGTCGGAGCGGCGTTCGCGGCGGCGGACGTGGTGCTGCGCGAGTCGTTCCGGTTCGCCCGCCAGATGGGCACGCCGCTGGAGACGCGCGGCGTCGTGGCGACGTGGGACCCGTTCACCGCACGCCTGGACGTGTGGCTCAACACCCAGGCGCCGCACCTGGCCCGTGAACTGTTCGCCGAGGTGCTGGGGCTCTCGGTGGACAAGGTGCGGGTGCGCGTGCCGGACATCGGCGGCGGGTTCGGCAACAAGTTCGACTTCTACGGCGACGAGGTGGTGGCCGCCGTCCTGTCCCGGGCGGCGGGACGGCCGGTGAAGCTGGTCGAGGACCGGCGGGAGAGCTTCGTCGCCACCGTGCACTCGCGCGAGCAGCACATCGACGTCGAGATCGCGGCCCGTGCCGACGGCACGATCACCGGGCTGCGCGGCACCTTGCACGGCGTGCTCGGCGCGAACTTCAGCACCGTCGGCGTCAGCCCGTGCTGGACGGCCGCGGCCGTCATGACCGGGCCGTACGCGATCCCGGCGTACGAGATGAACGTGGTCGCCGTCCTCACCAACAAGACGCCGTACGGCTCGTACCGGGGTTACGGGCTGCCGAAGGCGAACTTCGTGCACGAGCACATGGTCGAGGCGCTGGCCCGGCGGCTCGGACTCGACCCGCACGACGTGCGGCGGCGCAACTTCGTGACCGAGTTCCCCTACCAGAGTCCCGTTTTCGTCTATGACAGCGGCCGTTACGCCGAGTGCCTGGACCTCTGCCTGGACGCCGTGCGGCAGGCCGGGTGGGCGGATTTCGTGGCCGAGGCGCGGGCCGGCGGCGCGCACGTCGGCGTCGGGTACTCGTTCCAGAACGAGGTGGCCGGGTTCGCGCCGTCCCGGATCGTGAACCTGGCCGGGCTGGACCACTCCGGGTTCGACGAAGCCGTGGTGCGCATCGACTCCACCGGGCACGTCACCGTCCACACCGGACAGACGTCGATGGGCCAGGGCATCCACACGGCGTTGGCGCAGGTCGCCGCGCACGCCTTGGACGTCCCGCTGGACCACGTCTCGGTCGTGGCGGGCGACACCGACTCCAGCCCCTACACCGGGTACGGCACGGCGGCGAGCCGGGCGGCGGCGGTCGGCGGGGCGGCGGTGCTCAACGCGGCGACCAGGTTGCGCGCCAAGGTGTTGCGCATCGCCGCGCACATCCTCGAAGCCTCGCCGGCCGACCTGGTGATCGCCGACGGCGTGGTGTCGGTCGCGGGCGCGCCGGGCTCGGCGGTGAGCTTCGCCGCGATCGGCGACGCGGCCTACCGGCGGCCCGCCGGCGTGCTGCCCGAGGACGAGGAGCCGACGCTGCACGAGCGCGAGGTCTACGACCCGGTCAACGTCGTCACCGCGTTCGGCTGCACGGCCGTGCTCGCCTCGGTCGACGTGGAGACCGGCGTGGTGAACCTGCTCGGCTACCTCATCGCGCACGACTGCGGCACGGTGATCAACCCGATGATCGTCGAGGGCCAACTGGCCGGCGGCGCGGTGCAGGCCATCGGCGGCGCGCTGTACGAACGGCTGGCGTACGGCCCGTCCGGCGAGGCGCTGACCCGGTCGTTCGCCGAGTACCTGCTGCCGACCGCGGCGGTGGTGCCGCCGATCGGGATCTCGCACCTGGAGACGCCCGCCGAGCACGTCCCCGGCGGGTTCAAGGGTGCCGGCGAGGCCGGGGTGATCGGTGGCGGCGCGGCGATCGCGCACGCCGTGGAGGACGCGCTCGCGGAGTTCGGGGTGCGCATCACCGGGTTGCCGATCACGCCGCCGGACCTGCTGGCGGCGATTCGAGCGGGAGGTGGCCGGTGA
- a CDS encoding (2Fe-2S)-binding protein yields MKISVTVNGRAQEADCEPRRTLADFLRHDVGFTGVHVGCEHGACGSCTVLLDGATARSCCVLAAQAEGSEVMTVEGLATTELNPLQESFRRHHALQCGFCTPGMLAVATELLRDNPTPTEAEIRTAITGNLCRCTGYNAIVKAIAAARDENRRRADGPPGTAGPGSQGVSAGS; encoded by the coding sequence GTGAAGATCAGCGTCACGGTGAACGGCCGCGCGCAGGAGGCGGACTGCGAACCCCGCCGCACGCTCGCCGACTTCCTCCGCCACGACGTGGGTTTCACCGGTGTGCACGTGGGCTGCGAGCACGGCGCGTGCGGCTCGTGCACGGTCCTGCTGGACGGCGCTACGGCCCGGTCGTGCTGCGTCCTGGCGGCCCAGGCGGAAGGCAGCGAGGTGATGACTGTGGAGGGCCTGGCGACCACGGAGCTGAACCCGCTCCAGGAGTCGTTCCGCCGCCACCACGCGCTGCAATGCGGTTTCTGCACGCCCGGGATGCTCGCGGTGGCCACGGAACTGCTGCGCGACAACCCGACACCGACCGAAGCCGAGATCCGCACCGCGATCACCGGCAACCTGTGCCGCTGCACCGGCTACAACGCGATCGTGAAGGCGATCGCCGCGGCCCGCGACGAGAACCGGCGGCGCGCGGACGGGCCGCCGGGCACCGCCGGTCCCGGGAGCCAGGGCGTGTCCGCCGGGTCGTGA
- a CDS encoding 3-hydroxyacyl-CoA dehydrogenase family protein, which translates to MSFAVPTDHRTRPAAVIGAGTLGRRIALMLATRGGEVRVYDPAGPQREATVDYVRQNLDAVTARIPDGTPGTVSATDDLAAAVADAWLVVEAVPERLDLKTRVFGQLDELAPADAVLASNSSSYASRLFLDRVEHPERVLNVHFYMPPTQNAVDVMSSGKTDRDVLDFMMATLPEYGVHPFEARKESTGFIFNRVWAAIKRECLELVAEGVSTPHDVDGMFQVNTGMKGGPFRMMDQVGLDVVLDIEEHYAAEHPEYPEGPRVLLRDYIDRGRLGVKSGAGFYDDYPTP; encoded by the coding sequence ATGAGCTTCGCCGTGCCCACCGACCACCGGACCCGCCCGGCCGCCGTCATCGGCGCGGGCACCCTGGGACGGCGGATCGCCCTGATGCTCGCCACCCGCGGCGGCGAGGTGCGCGTCTACGACCCGGCCGGGCCGCAGCGCGAGGCCACCGTCGACTACGTCCGGCAGAACCTCGACGCCGTCACCGCCCGCATCCCCGACGGCACCCCCGGCACCGTGTCGGCCACCGACGACCTCGCCGCCGCCGTCGCGGACGCGTGGCTGGTCGTGGAAGCCGTTCCCGAGCGGCTGGACCTCAAGACCCGGGTCTTCGGGCAGTTGGACGAACTCGCCCCGGCCGACGCGGTGCTCGCCAGCAACTCGTCGTCCTACGCCAGCAGGCTGTTCCTCGACCGCGTCGAGCACCCGGAACGCGTGCTCAACGTGCACTTCTACATGCCGCCCACGCAGAACGCGGTCGACGTGATGTCCAGCGGCAAGACCGACCGGGACGTGCTCGACTTCATGATGGCGACCTTGCCGGAGTACGGCGTGCACCCCTTCGAGGCGCGCAAGGAGAGCACCGGGTTCATCTTCAACAGGGTGTGGGCGGCCATCAAGCGCGAATGCCTCGAACTGGTGGCGGAGGGCGTCTCCACCCCGCACGACGTCGACGGCATGTTCCAGGTCAACACCGGCATGAAAGGCGGTCCTTTCCGGATGATGGACCAGGTGGGGCTCGACGTCGTGCTGGACATCGAGGAGCACTACGCGGCCGAGCACCCGGAGTACCCGGAAGGTCCCCGGGTGCTGCTGCGCGACTACATTGACCGCGGACGCCTCGGGGTCAAGAGCGGCGCCGGGTTCTACGACGACTACCCCACGCCCTGA
- a CDS encoding FAD binding domain-containing protein — protein sequence MKAAPFEYLRPSSVAEAVAALGPGSAVLAGGQSLVPLLNLRARRPALVVDVSWLPLAGVERTATALVLGALTRLRAAETSPVVRLAAPLLAEALTHVANVSVRNRGTVGGSVAHADPAAELPAVLLAADAVFTAHGPAGTRTIDARDFFLGPHRTALAADELLTAIRVPLLPSTARHGMAELSRRPDDLALAAVFTSLVSADGVVTDARVAVAGAAPTPIRAHAAERLLRGAVPTPDVLEAAAEAAAAETDPVDDVHAPAAYRRDMTAVLTRRALRQAVTE from the coding sequence GTGAAGGCCGCGCCCTTCGAGTACCTGCGCCCGTCCTCCGTGGCCGAAGCGGTGGCGGCCCTCGGACCTGGCTCCGCCGTGCTGGCGGGCGGCCAGAGCCTGGTGCCGCTGCTGAACCTGCGGGCCCGGCGGCCCGCGCTCGTGGTCGACGTGTCCTGGCTGCCGCTGGCCGGCGTCGAGCGGACCGCCACCGCGCTCGTGCTCGGCGCGCTGACCCGGCTCCGCGCCGCCGAGACGTCGCCGGTCGTGCGCCTGGCCGCGCCGTTGCTGGCCGAAGCCCTGACCCACGTCGCGAACGTGTCCGTGCGCAACCGGGGCACGGTCGGCGGCAGCGTCGCGCACGCCGACCCGGCGGCCGAGCTCCCGGCCGTCCTGCTCGCGGCGGACGCGGTGTTCACCGCGCACGGTCCGGCCGGCACCAGGACGATCGACGCCCGTGACTTCTTCCTCGGCCCGCACCGCACCGCGCTCGCCGCCGATGAGCTGCTCACCGCGATCCGCGTCCCGCTGCTGCCGTCGACCGCCCGCCACGGCATGGCCGAGCTGAGCCGCCGCCCCGACGACCTGGCGCTGGCGGCGGTCTTCACGTCGCTGGTGTCGGCCGACGGCGTCGTGACCGACGCCCGTGTCGCGGTGGCCGGCGCGGCACCCACGCCGATCCGCGCGCACGCCGCCGAGCGCCTGCTGCGCGGCGCGGTCCCGACTCCGGACGTGCTGGAGGCGGCGGCCGAAGCGGCGGCGGCCGAGACAGACCCGGTCGACGACGTGCACGCGCCGGCCGCGTACCGGCGCGACATGACGGCCGTGCTGACCCGCAGGGCACTACGACAGGCGGTGACCGAGTGA
- a CDS encoding S-(hydroxymethyl)mycothiol dehydrogenase — MAQTVRGVVARGKGAPVEVVDVVVPDPGPGEAVVKVQACGVCHTDLHYREGGINDEFPFLLGHEAAGVVESVGAGVTDLAPGDFVVLNWRAVCGTCRACLKGKPWYCFATHNASQPMTLANGTPLSPALGIGAFAEKTLVHSGQCTKVDRKASPTVAGLLGCGVMAGFGAAVNTGNVSRGDSVAVIGCGGVGNAAVAGARLAGATTIVAVDIDPRKLEWARGLGATHTVDASAEDAVARVQELTGGFGADVVIDAVGRPETWRQAFYARDLAGTVVLVGVPTPDMRIDMPLIDFFSRGGALKSSWYGDCLPSRDFPYMIDLYLQGRLDLDAFVSETIALDDVEAAFAKMHHGDVLRSVVVF, encoded by the coding sequence GTGGCTCAGACGGTTCGCGGCGTGGTCGCACGGGGCAAGGGCGCTCCGGTCGAGGTGGTGGACGTCGTCGTCCCCGACCCCGGTCCGGGCGAGGCCGTGGTGAAGGTGCAGGCCTGCGGGGTCTGCCACACCGACCTGCACTACCGGGAGGGCGGCATCAACGACGAGTTCCCGTTCCTGCTCGGCCACGAGGCGGCCGGGGTCGTGGAGTCGGTCGGCGCGGGTGTCACCGACCTCGCGCCGGGTGATTTCGTGGTGCTCAACTGGCGGGCGGTCTGCGGCACGTGCCGGGCCTGCCTCAAGGGCAAGCCCTGGTACTGCTTCGCCACCCACAACGCGTCCCAGCCGATGACGCTGGCCAACGGCACGCCGCTGTCGCCGGCGCTGGGCATCGGGGCGTTCGCGGAGAAGACGCTGGTGCACAGCGGGCAGTGCACGAAGGTCGACCGGAAGGCGTCGCCGACCGTGGCCGGGCTGCTCGGCTGCGGCGTGATGGCCGGGTTCGGCGCGGCGGTCAACACCGGCAACGTCTCGCGCGGGGACAGCGTCGCCGTCATCGGCTGCGGCGGGGTCGGCAACGCGGCGGTGGCCGGTGCCCGGCTCGCCGGGGCCACCACGATCGTCGCGGTCGACATCGACCCCCGGAAGCTGGAGTGGGCGCGCGGCCTGGGCGCGACGCACACGGTGGACGCCTCGGCCGAGGACGCCGTGGCGCGCGTCCAGGAGCTGACCGGCGGGTTCGGCGCGGACGTGGTGATCGACGCGGTGGGCCGACCGGAGACGTGGCGGCAGGCGTTCTACGCCCGCGACCTGGCCGGGACCGTGGTCCTGGTGGGCGTGCCGACGCCGGACATGCGGATCGACATGCCGCTGATCGACTTCTTCTCGCGCGGCGGCGCGCTCAAGTCGTCCTGGTACGGCGACTGCCTGCCGTCCCGCGACTTCCCGTACATGATCGACCTGTACCTCCAGGGCCGGCTCGACCTCGACGCGTTCGTCAGCGAGACCATCGCGCTGGACGACGTGGAGGCGGCGTTCGCGAAGATGCACCACGGCGACGTGCTGCGTTCGGTGGTGGTGTTCTGA